The nucleotide sequence ATTCAGATTCAGAAAGTTTTTCTGTGCATCAGgtaccacaaaacaagacaacacACTTACATTCAGTAAATACTACAGGTTTTAATAACACTTCAAACTTGACTATTTTCGGAAGTTCCTTATCACACAGAAACAGAACCCAGATGCTACTTGTACAGTGCTACATAAGTTTAACATTATTGTcattatatatttgaaatttgTCAAAGACAACACTCTAAGAAACTCTAAAAGCTCAAAGGCAGACATGAATGTTGAAATAAGTAGCACAGACACTTCAACTGTAAATCCACAGCCAGTGTGATGTTACATATTACAGAACATGTAGAACACTGTGATAAACCAAGTCTTCTGTATCCAAGCCTAAATTCTGTTTAGGCGATTCAGAATTTGGCCGTCATACTGTATTGCTAAGTTGTGTGCCGACACTCACTGTTTATTTAGCATCCGAATAAGAGAATGAGACTAAAGATGCATTCAGCAATGCAGCATCACTGGATTGGCACAGCACTTAAAGCCtgatactaaaataaaaaaagacacagCAACAACTTATCACAAACCACTTAAATGTTAATTATCACTAAATGGTATACAtgactatataaataaatacaaaacaaacatactcTTGATATTGTAAATGGTCCCCAACCCctcacaaaagaaaaatctacAGATCTTAAAACACCAACTTTCTAAAATCATTATTTGTGAGTCTTCTGTATGACTACTGAAAGCAAAAGTCCCAAAGCAGATTAAAAGCTTAGAAGAGGAACACATGAATGGAGCAGCCAGTTTCAGGACATTCCAGGACATGAAGTCCACCCAATGGCCTGTATAATGCTTGTTTGCATAAAGGGAAAATTAGCAGTAACATGCACAATCACTGTCACAGGAATTTCAAGTCTCAACACTGAAAAAAGGATAAATAAGAGGTGTCACAAAACTTATCAAGCACATGACTGATCCCGTAGACCAAAAACACATTGAAGAATAAAGTCACAAATTTAGTTCATGACATCATAAATTTGTGTTCTGTCTgtgttaatttaaaacattccctttggtttataataaaaacaactaaGAGTTACAAACAATATCTTCAAACAAGACAGAAAATCAGATGGTCTAAACAATTAACTCTGTTCTAAAGACTTAGATACTATTTGTTCAAAACTTcctaaatgaacattttgacaGTAGGAGCTTTTTAATATATATCCAGTTGTGCTGATGTTGACAGTTGCTCTATGCTCAAAGTGCTATAAACGGTCTAAATTCTGCTACATCTGGAGCCGGTCATGACCAGCGTACACCTGTCTGCTTTTACGCAGGATGGCACAACACTTAATTTATGAAAGCAGAATTTGCCTAAGGAATTTAACATGAATGGCTGCATATGGTTTGATAGGCAGATGAGGTCAAACACATGCAAGTCAAGTGTATCTTTGAGAACGACAAGAACtcaaagggaaagttcacccaaaaaacgaaaattctgtcataattgacCCATcttctttcatttcaaacctgtatgacttttttcttcgcCAGAACACagaatgaaatattttgaagaatgttggttaccaaacatcGGTGTTACCCATACACTTCTAGTGCAGTCAATGGGTATCGACATTGTAAGGTTCCAACATtgtccaaaatatcttcttttgtgttctgcagaagacagaaaatcttttaggtttgaaatgacaagaggttgactgatagatgacagaattttcatttttggattaactatccctttaatgtagaTAGAAGTGCTTGTTTGCTAACACAAAGTTTAAAGTTGTCCTTGGCCAGTTTAGATGAATTGCATCGTGCCTGCTCTCATAAAGTTACAGACTCTATTGTAACATTCTGAGGGTCAATACAGTTTTATCATTTGTGGCACCTAGTATTGCTACAGTAGTCAAAAAAGCAAAGGGCAAGGGGCTTTCTGTGCTTCTTCTGGGCAGAAGAATTGTAAAAGATTACAACTGTGATTAAGAGAATGTAACAATAGCATTTCAAATGTCTAAATAAAAGTGTCAGAAAAGAAGGAATAGTGAACTAGTTGGCACTTCATATGGCATAACCAATGGCATTTGAATGGACCATAGTCAAGGTAGACCATATTTCATTTGACTCAAGTACAGTCTGATTGATAGTTCTATGTTTCATTCCATTTTCAGAGACATATATGCTGGCACAAATGTACAACATTACAAGCTACTAAACAATCTCTGCATCCATCCCAGAGAGAGAATATACCTTGGATGCAACTAAACCACTCAAGTTTCAATGCGGGGAAACAAAAGCACTGGTTTACAAAAAGGAAGACCGTATAGCTGATTCACACTACTTCCAAATCCCATCCTGTCCAAGTGTCAGGATTTGTTATGTGGGTAAAGCAGCCAAACATAAAAAGTTGCAAAATGATGTTCTGACAGGGAGGGTAGAAACGACAAAAAAGGTTTAAACACGATTTTGTGGATTTTCAGCACTACAAGAGTTTGTTTTCTCTTCAAAATGGTCCATGCTCAACTCCACAACAAAGTGCTCATCTGGCCAACATGTTTTTCCAGGAATACAAACTACCACCTAAGCAGCAGTAACAAAGCAAGAACCTTTAGTAGAACCCTAGAAACAAAACGGAGGACTCACATTTCAGGTCAGAAGACGTTTCGAGTTATGTTAAAGGCGTTGGACAGGAAGGGAGCGGTGGGAGAAGTATAAGGTGGTGGAGGGCTGATGTTGCTGAGGTCAGGATAGGGATTTAGGCCCATCTGTCTGTTATCCAGAAGTTTTCTCACCACCACACGACAAAACTCCTCGCTGTGCCGGTCGCAGGTGTCCAGAAGCTTGCGTACCCTTGCGGTACGTGTGGGTAGGTTCACGACCAGTTCATAGTCCTCATGCATCAGCAGCTCGCGAGCCAGCAGAGCGTCTAAGCTCTGGTTGAGACACGCCTCCGTCATCTGCTGAACAATGTCCTCCCGACGGGATGAGATCCAGCGGGTTGCGGGACCCTGGGTGTCAAATCCTGGCGTTAAATCTGTGGACACAGTCAGGATGTGGACATAAGAAATAGACTCAAAGGTGACATTACAGTATTTTCCTTTTGATGATTTTGAAAGTAACAAATTAATGGAAGAGATGAAGATGTGTCAGACACGTTGAGGGTTTGGCTAAACAAGACATTGTACCTTGCGGGTGGGGCTGTAGGGTGAGTGGTTGTATGGCAGGGGCCAGATCGCTCACAGACTGGGGTGAATGTGGTTTCATGGGTATGTTGAAGTCGGATACGGGCTGGGTTATCTGATATTCAGGATTGAGGTTGTTACGAGAGTAGTGGTCTATTAGAGGCTTTGGAGGATCCAATGGAATGGACACTAATGATGACGGAAGACCTGAAAAACATGTAGAACATCAGTGAATAACCAACCTACATTAcgtttaaaacttttaaatgtgtttctgttATTGTGTGTGATGTAATCTTGCCTGCAGAAGGTGGTATATTTGATATGGTAAGGAATCCTGGATGGGATATTTCTGCTTCCTGGGAAGAGCAGGAACCGGATATAGACTTGGAACAGTTGTCCTGTTGTGTAACAACAACACTAGAAGTAAGAAACCCATCGGACAGTTTTCATGTCTGCTCAAATGATGAATCATAACACAAAACAGGACTtcgattttaaaataaaacacaatggcCACCAGACATTTTGCACCTTCATAGTCTTTTCCTGGGtttgttttccatttgtttGAGATATGCAGCAGCTTGTTGACCTCATAAACTGGAAGAAGGGAAGGATAAATGACAAAATCACTTTTACGCCTCACATCCAGAAACTCAATAATAAGACTATTTACAGTGTTTATCAGTAAAACATCCAGATAATGTTCTTAAGagtttaaggttaaaaacacattgtcAGTATAAACACTCACTTTTGACCGTTTGACTTCCAGTACTGCTTCTAGGACATCAATCTCATCAAACTTTCTCAACATCGGCTCCAGTTCGATTAGACAATCTATAAGACATATAAAATAGATGATGCCTGTGTCTAGAACAGTGGTTTTCAGCATAGgtcaaaaagagaaacacaacccTTAAGTGGAACCAGAATGATcgaaataattattaaaattttcATCCGGACACTGTTAGCACACCATTTAAGAATAAGGAGgcaagcattaaaaaaaaactactgcTCATGCCTAGGGTTGATTTCTTTAGTGTAAATATCCGGAATGAGTCATGCACCATTTGtgacacagaaatacatttttgtaatccACAATACATGTCAAAGGTTTCAGTAGTTTAGTATGATTACATGAGCGTGGTTGTTAGAGCGTCTCTAGGATTGTTTGCAGTTTTTTATCCTTAATCTTTCTTAATTGTGATGGTTCTATGGAAGATTGGTGTCACACTTTTGTTGGTCTTAACGCTTTATTCgtttttgaattgaattgacagGATTCAATACTCCAGAGATTTACTCTTGGGATTGAAGACAGGTTGTTTGGTGCCGAGGCAACTCACAAACTTTTCTCTGCTCAAGGATACTATAGCTCGTATAATAAAAGCCAGCTTTTCAGTCCTGATGGAAATGGTGGGACTAGAAGGAGAACAAGGAAAAGAGGCAAGAAGGGTTGCACAAGACAGCGTGTGAGAACCTCAATGAGGAAAAAACGTCTGCTGTTACCCTCAATAGTCCTCGCTAATGTCCAATTGCTTAAAAATAAGGTTGACGAACTTCACGCACGAGTATCCTACACACGTGAGTTTACAGATGCATGCGTGTTGGCCTTCACAGAGACGTGGCTGATGGACGCAGATATGGATTCTGCTGTTCAAATTGATGGATTAGGAGTTACAGTACGCCTTGATCCCTGCCGACGTATGATGGGGAAACGACAAAGAGGTGGAGTATGCTTTTATATTAAACCACGATGGTTGATTCACTATCGAATAGGACCCTATCCCAGCGCATTAGAGTAAATGGCTTGATATTCCAAGTTATGTTCTTCTACAGGTTCTCCTCAGGGGTGTGATCTTCTCCCctggtttttattttaaatgccaAGCATGGTAAGAGTACATTTGATGATAGGTATATACTGAAGTTTGCTGATGATACTGTTGTTGTTATCATTCAAGTCAATGAAGAGACATCTCATTGACCTGTGGTGGAAGATTTTGTCTCCTGGTGTGCAAAGTGTAATCTAAATTtaaacatagctaaaaccaaagaCAAGATTATAGGCTTTGGAAAATCTCCCATCTCAATCTCCCCTACCGTTATTCATGGAAGGGATGTTGAGCTTGTGGATGAGTATAAACACCTGGGAACAGTGATTGATAAGAAATTAAATTTTGATGATAATACCAATGCCATGTGTAAAAAGGTCcaacaacatttgtttttcctAAAGCAAATTAAGTACTTTAAGGTATGCCCAGTGTTATTGACACCGTTTTATCTGAGTTTTATTGAATCTGTTATTTCTTATTGTGTCATTGTATGGCTTGTCTGGCAGAAACAGAATGACTAGAATGATTAATTCTGCATCCAATGTGATTGAAGTTCAATGGATATCGCttcaagacatttttaaagaaagggTAATTAAAAAAGCCTATGAGATTATCAATTGTGCATCTCATCCATTACATGGGGAGTTTGTTGTGCTCCAATCGGGTCGTAGTTATAGAGCAATTGGAGGAAGAACCAGAAGGTTTAACAATTCATTCATAACAACGTCTGTTTCTATGTTAAATCATCGGTAGGCATGTGTAAATTGTTAATAATTGAATGTATGGTTAtggaatgtttttgtgtgtgactgTATTAATGTGATGTGCGGCATATGTACAAACCAAAATTTTATAAGGGATGAATATACTACTATGCAATGATCATAGTTCTAGCATTACCTCTCATAATAGACATACACACGGTTTAATATAGTTAGTAATATATAGTTTAGTAATATTCTGTTTGGACAAAGTGAACTTCATGACTCTTTGACCTCTTTgtcactacacaaacatttccTCATTCTTTCGATTTTTCCTCTTTTAACCCTGTTGCAAGAGCTTGCAATCCAAGATCCCATGTATCAAAACTCACATCATGAGCTGATAAAAATGCCAGGAAAAGAAATCACACAATTGTGGTTGGAGGATTAGCCAATTAATAATCTACAAGCACTGGATGGTGACAGGACATCACAATGATTCACAGTGATTGGGAAAAGCAATAAAAAGTCAAAGGTTAGAATCAAGCCAATACTTACGGAGAAAGGAGGGACGCTCTTCTGGGTTGGTGGTCCAGCCGCAGGTCATGATGTTTATGAGGGTTTCTCTGCTGGGAATGTCCGTGGGAAGACTGTCTGGGCCCGTGTCGGGTCGAGACCCTCGCAGAACGCTGAACATGATCTGCATGGGATTGGTGGCATCTGAAAGTACAGTGGTCGAGTCATGAAATTGGtgtcttgtttcttttttttttaaaacatgacacTGCTTAAAGAGCCACTGCTTAGTGCTTATATGGTGCTACTTAAAGTTTAAAGGAGTAATttactttcaaaatacattttcacgataatttactcacccccatgtcatccaagatgtttatgtatattttttatagttttttatgaaaacattccaaagattttctccatatagtggactccaaacggttgaaggtcaaaattacagtttcagtgcagcttcaaaccgataccagacgatgaaaAGGGGTCTTATCTAGCTAAACGATCAGTcattttctaaaacaaaaaatgtatatgctttataaacacaaatgcttgccttgctctgttctgcgatgcgagAAGTCATGAACGCATATCGCAGAATGTCTGGTTTCATTTAAAGCCCTttaaagctgcactgaaactgtaattttgaccttaaACCGTTTGAAGTCCATTAAAGTCCACTATATgtagaaaaatcctggaatgtttttatcaaaaagCTGAATTtgttttcgactaaagaaaaatatacataaacatcttggatgacatggggggtgagtaaattatcattcattttttgtgattcattttttgagtaaattaTTCATTAATTCACTTTTGTGAAAGttaactactcctttaagtgtAACCATTACAACCATCACAGTTTATAGATGAAGATGactaaaatatcaaataacacCTAGATAGATAACCAGAGCAAGCGGTTATTAACTTTATGATAGTGTCCATCTGACTACATTATATGGACTCCTCCCCCCTACCTTCGTATGGTATCCGTCTTGAAAGCACTTCCCACATGATGATGGCGTAACTAATAGAGGAAGCAGAGAACAGATGAGTGAATGGTTTCACTGTTGCCATCTACATCCACATTTGGCAATCCCCTTTAGAGAAAACACAGTCTCTCATTTCAGTCTCATGATTTCAACAGACCC is from Triplophysa dalaica isolate WHDGS20190420 chromosome 3, ASM1584641v1, whole genome shotgun sequence and encodes:
- the ripk2 gene encoding receptor-interacting serine/threonine-protein kinase 2 isoform X1 — translated: MEHTGCVNICSLTSTLPVIPYRKLTDLHYISKGGFGTVFRAQHSDWRTTVAIKCLKLDSPVGERERNCLLKEAEVLHKARFNYIIQIFGVCNEPEFFCIVTEFMTNGSLDELLHEKDMYPVVAWPLRLRMLYEIALGVNFLHNMNPPLLHHDLKTQNILLDGEYHVKIADFGLSKWRQLSITKGSGSKPAEMGGTVIYMPPEEYEPSKNRRADVKYDVYSYAIIMWEVLSRRIPYEDATNPMQIMFSVLRGSRPDTGPDSLPTDIPSRETLINIMTCGWTTNPEERPSFLHCLIELEPMLRKFDEIDVLEAVLEVKRSKFMRSTSCCISQTNGKQTQEKTMKDNCSKSISGSCSSQEAEISHPGFLTISNIPPSAGLPSSLVSIPLDPPKPLIDHYSRNNLNPEYQITQPVSDFNIPMKPHSPQSVSDLAPAIQPLTLQPHPQDLTPGFDTQGPATRWISSRREDIVQQMTEACLNQSLDALLARELLMHEDYELVVNLPTRTARVRKLLDTCDRHSEEFCRVVVRKLLDNRQMGLNPYPDLSNISPPPPYTSPTAPFLSNAFNITRNVF
- the ripk2 gene encoding receptor-interacting serine/threonine-protein kinase 2 isoform X2, whose translation is MTNGSLDELLHEKDMYPVVAWPLRLRMLYEIALGVNFLHNMNPPLLHHDLKTQNILLDGEYHVKIADFGLSKWRQLSITKGSGSKPAEMGGTVIYMPPEEYEPSKNRRADVKYDVYSYAIIMWEVLSRRIPYEDATNPMQIMFSVLRGSRPDTGPDSLPTDIPSRETLINIMTCGWTTNPEERPSFLHCLIELEPMLRKFDEIDVLEAVLEVKRSKFMRSTSCCISQTNGKQTQEKTMKDNCSKSISGSCSSQEAEISHPGFLTISNIPPSAGLPSSLVSIPLDPPKPLIDHYSRNNLNPEYQITQPVSDFNIPMKPHSPQSVSDLAPAIQPLTLQPHPQDLTPGFDTQGPATRWISSRREDIVQQMTEACLNQSLDALLARELLMHEDYELVVNLPTRTARVRKLLDTCDRHSEEFCRVVVRKLLDNRQMGLNPYPDLSNISPPPPYTSPTAPFLSNAFNITRNVF